From a single Phalacrocorax aristotelis chromosome 1, bGulAri2.1, whole genome shotgun sequence genomic region:
- the NXPE3 gene encoding NXPE family member 3: MWRDSFRLQIFCLLMAVLAIVVLVHNFFQLEHLDHDTVSGSNWITENNVQHSLSQTTKTTRKPYCGYKQQLLSKREQAEQESLLAAIQWPKPSDGKIDFIQSTDPAHSDFVIVKPSGFFKVGDQLEVLVRMKDFQGKPKHYGGDYLQARIHSPLLKAGATGRIVDCHNGLYKVFFTLLWPGEVKVSVSLVHPSEAIQVLLRLREERPDRVYFKSSFKSGRYSETTECNVCLSGDLPVCNFTDLYTGEPWFCYKPRKLSCASRISHAKGGYQKGLLSQEESLFFQSDVNIKRPILSSGPDSVIVKPKAFTDSSSMDRAEDRMVSPSGYYYEDQWRSRTHWIHHFNESDDITKCLQGKVIHLFGDSTIRQWFEYLTAFVPDLVEFNLGSPKNVGPFMSVDLKHNILLKFRCHGPPIRFSTVFSSELRYIANELNGIVGGRNTVIAITIWSHFSTFPVEVYIRRLRNIRRSIIQLLDRSPKTVIIIRTANVQELGPEVSLFNSDWYSFQLDSVMRKMFSGIAVHLVDAWEMSLAHYLPHNLHPKEVIVKNQIDAFLSYVCPLQT, from the exons caccTGGATCATGACACAGTTTCAGGATCAAATTGGATAACAGAAAACAATGTCCAGCATTCTCTATCACAGACAACCAAAACTACCAGGAAGCCTTACTGTGGTTATAAGCAGCAGCTTTTGTCCAAAAGAGAACAAGCGGAACAGGAATCGTTGCTTGCTGCAATACAGTGGCCAAAACCGTCAGATGGCAAAATTGACTTTATACAGAGCACTGATCCTGCACATAGTGACTTTGTGATTGTGAAACCCAGCGGGTTCTTCAAGGTGGGTGATCAGTTAGAGGTGCTTGTTCGTATGAAGGATTTCCAAGGAAAACCCAAGCACTATGGCGGAGACTACCTACAGGCACGAATTCACTCTCCTCTGCTGAAAGCTGGAGCAACAGGAAGGATTGTAGACTGCCATAATGGCCTTTACAAAGTTTTCTTTACCTTGCTTTGGCCAGGAGAAGTCAAAGTTTCTGTGTCACTTGTCCATCCAAGTGAAGCAATCCAAGTCCTCCTGCGTTTACGAGAAGAAAGGCCAGACAGGGTCTATTTCAAAAGCTCGTTCAAGTCTGGGAGGTATTCGGAGACCACTGAGTGCAATGTTTGCTTGTCTGGAGATCTGCCGGTATGTAACTTCACAGATCTCTACACGGGTGAGCCATGGTTCTGTTACAAGCCTCGAAAACTGTCCTGTGCCAGCCGAATCAGCCATGCCAAGGGTGGATATCAAAAAGGTCTTCTGTCACAAGAGGAAAGCCTCTTTTTCCAAAG TGATGTGAATATCAAAAGGCCGATACTCTCCAGTGGACCCGATTCAGTGATTGTAAAGCCCAAGGCATTTACAG actCAAGCAGTATGGACAGAGCTGAAGATCGTATGGTTTCTCCTTCTGGTTATTATTACGAAGACCAGTGGAGGTCCAGAACACACTGGATCCATCATTTTAACGAGTCGGATGATATAACCAAGTGCTTACAAGGAAAAGTAATCCACTTGTTTGGAGACTCTACAATAAGGCAGTGGTTTGAGTATCTGACAGCATTTGTTccag ATCTAGTGGAATTTAACCTGGGGAGTCCTAAGAACGTGGGCCCATTCATGTCTGTGGACCTGAAGCACAATATCCTACTGAAGTTCCGCTGTCACGGGCCGCCCATTCGCTTTTCAACAGTCTTTAGCAGTGAACTGCGCTACAttgccaatgaactgaatggcatagTGGGTGGGAGAAACACGGTGATAGCCATTACTATATGGTCCCACTTCAGCACTTTCCCTGTGGAAGTGTATATCCGGCGGCTGAGGAACATTCGGAGATCAATTATTCAACTGCTGGATCGCAGCCCCAAGACTGTAATCATCATCAGAACCGCTAATGTTCAGGAGCTTGGGCCAGAAGTGAGCCTCTTTAACAGTGACTGGTATTCCTTTCAGCTTGATTCTGTCATGAGGAAAATGTTCTCAGGAATTGCTGTGCACTTGGTGGATGCTTGGGAGATGTCTCTGGCTCATTACTTGCCGCATAACTTGCACCCAAAAGAAGTTATTGTTAAGAATCAAATAGATGCATTTTTATCTTATGTGTGCCCTCTGCAAACTTAG